In Labrys wisconsinensis, a single genomic region encodes these proteins:
- a CDS encoding caspase family protein, protein MRWTLQRLFGAAAFAGAALLAGLAQAETAGPATHQGFADRSRGFESSGQFDLRRGFNRAAFNGPRSFDRSPRFDASPRFGRSPDGPPLFDPGNAFAEQQRAAARRREIARLQEIARLQEIARLREIARLQEIARQQEIARQQEIARRQEIARQQEIARQQEIARQQEIARQQEIARQQEILRLQEIARQQEVARQWALAARQAQAQAQAQAQAQAQAQAQAQAQAQQRAILQLQAQIQQQAAAAQLAATPVLSAPVQTAALEQPVATPTPAPQQAALAAPAPPVAQGAVQRRVALVIGNSGYSIGALANPVNDAADVSTKLAQLGFEVFRGDDLKLRDFAEDVSFFAAKAQGADVALIYYSGHAMQIDGENWLMPVDASVDSVIDVRTSNLSLQTLLGEVQSRAKTTLVFLDACRNNPMADALKTRLKATQRGFADTRGLARVELGAPNTLVVFATQPDSTAADGTGRNSPFTEAFLENVATPGVEIETLMKRVSVAVEAKTNQQQEPERLSRLTNEFYFVPK, encoded by the coding sequence ATGCGTTGGACCCTTCAGCGTCTCTTCGGTGCGGCAGCGTTCGCCGGCGCGGCACTGCTCGCGGGCCTGGCCCAGGCCGAGACAGCCGGTCCGGCCACGCATCAGGGCTTCGCTGACCGGTCGCGCGGCTTCGAGTCGTCGGGGCAATTCGACCTCCGGCGGGGCTTCAACCGGGCAGCCTTCAATGGCCCGCGATCCTTCGACCGGTCGCCCCGCTTCGATGCATCACCCCGATTCGGCAGGAGCCCGGACGGGCCGCCGCTGTTCGATCCGGGCAATGCCTTCGCCGAACAGCAACGGGCCGCCGCCAGGCGCCGCGAGATCGCCAGGCTGCAGGAAATCGCACGGCTGCAGGAGATCGCACGGCTGCGGGAGATCGCACGGCTGCAAGAGATTGCCCGCCAGCAGGAGATCGCCAGGCAGCAGGAGATCGCCAGGCGGCAGGAGATCGCCAGGCAGCAGGAGATCGCCAGGCAGCAGGAGATCGCCAGGCAGCAGGAGATCGCCAGGCAGCAGGAGATCGCCAGGCAGCAGGAGATCCTTCGCCTGCAGGAGATCGCCAGGCAGCAGGAGGTCGCCAGGCAATGGGCGCTCGCCGCGCGGCAAGCACAGGCCCAAGCCCAAGCTCAGGCTCAAGCCCAGGCCCAGGCCCAAGCTCAGGCTCAGGCTCAGGCTCAGCAACGGGCCATCCTCCAGTTGCAGGCTCAGATCCAGCAGCAGGCCGCCGCCGCGCAGCTGGCCGCGACGCCGGTCCTCTCCGCGCCCGTGCAGACCGCAGCCCTCGAGCAGCCCGTCGCCACGCCAACTCCCGCGCCGCAGCAAGCGGCCCTCGCCGCGCCGGCCCCGCCGGTGGCCCAGGGCGCCGTACAGCGCCGCGTCGCGCTGGTCATCGGCAATTCCGGCTACAGCATCGGCGCCCTGGCCAACCCGGTCAACGACGCCGCGGATGTCTCGACCAAGCTGGCCCAGCTCGGCTTCGAAGTGTTCCGCGGCGACGACCTGAAGCTGCGGGACTTCGCGGAGGATGTCTCCTTCTTCGCAGCGAAGGCCCAGGGCGCGGACGTGGCCCTGATCTACTATTCCGGCCACGCCATGCAGATCGACGGCGAGAACTGGCTGATGCCCGTCGATGCCAGCGTCGACAGCGTCATCGACGTGCGCACCTCCAACCTGTCGCTGCAGACCCTGCTCGGCGAGGTGCAGTCGCGGGCCAAGACCACGCTGGTCTTCCTCGACGCCTGCCGCAACAATCCGATGGCCGATGCCCTCAAGACCCGGCTGAAGGCCACGCAGCGCGGCTTCGCCGACACCCGCGGCCTCGCCCGCGTCGAGCTCGGCGCACCCAACACGCTGGTGGTGTTCGCCACCCAGCCCGACAGCACCGCCGCCGACGGCACCGGGCGCAACAGCCCCTTCACCGAGGCCTTCCTGGAGAACGTGGCGACGCCGGGCGTCGAAATCGAGACGCTGATGAAGCGCGTCAGCGTGGCGGTCGAGGCCAAGACCAACCAGCAGCAGGAGCCCGAGCGCCTGTCCCGGCTGACGAACGAGTTCTACTTCGTGCCGAAATGA